GTATTGTTTTGGCAGATATGCTTCTTCAAACACTTGAACCCGCTTGGATTACATCTAGACAAATAGAAGCAGGGCGACGAGCATGCACTAAATATACGACGTGGTGGAAAAATTTGGGTACGTATATTTCCACACAAGCCAGTTACAGTAAGACCCGCGGAAACGCGTATGGGTTCTGGAAAGGATCCCCAGAGTACTGGGTAGCTGTGGTTACCAGGTAAAATCCTTTATGAAATGGGTGGTGTACCAGAAAATATAGCCAGAAAAGCTATTTCAATCGCGGCATCAAAATGCCTATAAAAACCCAATTCATTATTTCTGAATAGGAATATAGAATGAAAAAGCTAATATAACATTTAAGGATAAAAagattctaagtttttttttgacaaacaatattttttttacttctccTTTTGCACTAAAAGAAGagatacaaaaatatgattcaACCACAAACCTATTTGAATGTAGCAGACAACAGCGGGGCTCGAAAATTGATGTGTATTCGAATAATAGGAGCTAGTAATCGCCGCTATGCTCATATTGGTGACGTTATTGTTGCTGTAATCAAGGAAGCAATCCCAAATACTACTCTAGAAAGATCAGAAGTGGTCAGAGCTGTAATTGTACGTACTTGTAAAGAACTCAAACGTAAGAATGGGACGATAATACGATATGACGACAATGCCGCAGTTGTCATTGATCAAGAAGGAAATCCAAAAGGAACTCGCGTTTTGGGGCGATCCCACGGGAATTGAGACAATTAAACTTTACTAAAATAGTTTCATTAGCTCCTGAAGTATTATAAGACCTAAATATCGATAGTTAATATAGGATAGGATTAAAAAAATGGTAttgaaatcaaattaattataattaatagatTGTGTATCACGCATATAcccttaataattttatatattaataattgaattcatatattaatatataattcgtctctatttttatataaataaaagaaaaataacatgttgattatatcaaaattatagAACAATTAAGGAATTTTAACTTATCATGGGGAAAGACACTATTGCTGATATAATAACCTCTATACGAAATGCTGACATGAATAGAAAAGGAACAGTTCGGATAGGATCGACTAACATCACCGAAAGCATTGTTAAAATACTTTTACGAGAGGGTTTTATCGAAAACGTAAGGAAACATCGCGAAAACAAtcaatattttttgattttaaccCTAAGACATAGACGAAATAAGAAAGAATCCtataaaacgattttaaatttaaagagAATAAGCCGACCGGGTCTACGAATCTATTCTAACTCTCAACGAATTCCACGAATTTTAGGCGGAATAGGAATTGTAATCCTTTCAACTTCTCAAGGTATAATGACAGATCGAGAAGCTCGACTAAAAAGAATCGGCGGAGAAATTTTGTGTTATATATGGTAATCCTTCTAATATCAAAATTGGATATCCGGAACTTAGCATTTGtgaaaaaaaggggggggggttgTGTAATACCACCCCTGCTAaaaagtttagaattttttaccccgaatgaaattaaagaaaaaatgaattaatgaaagttttctttatgaatCACTTCCGAACGGTATGGTTCGATTTTGTTTAGAtactaaagattttttttattttaggtcATGCTTCTGAAAGGATTCGACATATTTTTGTATAGGTATACCTATAGGAGAAAAAGGGGGGTAAAAATTTTAGTAAGTTCTTAGGTATTAAGTTAATCGGGGAACAGCCACTTTCTAGACTCCATAACAAGGATTCAAATAAGTCAGTGGTTTTTTGAAATTCAACATTCCTTTCACGAAGATACAATTCAAGATTCAAAAATATCAAGAAACCTTTTTTTTCGTCCAACAATAAGTATATTAAGAGAATTAAGGAATAACAACTATGAAAATAAGGGCTTCCGTTCGTAAAATTTGTGAAAAGTGTCGGCTAATCCGTAGGAGGGGACGAATTATAGTAATTTGTTCCAACCCGAGGCATAAACAAAGACAAGGATAATCTTACTAAAGGAAAAGGCACTTCCAAGGAGCTAGTAAAAAAAAAGGTCCGTTTTGACATGAAATGGATATATCCATATATTTCTtgtgaaatgaaaaaatatgGCAAAACCTATATTAAGAATTGGTTCACGTAAAAATACCCGTAGTGGTTCACGTAAAAATGTACGTAGAATACCAAAGGGAGTTATTCATGTTCAAGCAAGTTTCAACAATACCATTGTGACCGTTACAGATGTACGGGGTCGGGTGATTTCTTGGTCCTCCGCGGGTACTTGTGGATTCAGGGGTACAAGAAGAGGAACACCTTTTGCTGCTCAAACCGCAGCAGGAAATGCTATTCGAGCAGTAGTGGATCAAGGTATGCAACGAGCTGAAGTAAGGATAAAAGGCCCTGGACTAGGAAGAGATGCAGCATTACGAGCTATTCGTAGAAGCGGTATACTTTTAAGTTTCGTACGAGATGTAACCCCTATGCCACATAATGGTTGTAGACCCCCTAAAAAACGACGTGTATAGAACTAAATAAAGGCTGAAAGGGTTTCAAGAGAAATAAATGATTCAATGATCTGatcaaataaaattactatGGTTCGAGAGAAAGTCAAAGTATCTACTCGGACACTACAGTGGAAGTGTGTTGAATCAAGAAGAGACAGTAAGCGTCTTTATTATGGACGCTTTATTCTGTCTCCACTTATGAAAGGTCAAGCCGACACAATAGGCATTGCGATGCGAAGAGCTTTACTTGGCGAAATAGAAGGAACATGTATTACACGTGCAAAATCTGAGAACATACCACATGACTATTCTAACATAGTCGGTATTCAAGAATCAGTACATGaaattttaatgaatttgaACGAGATTGTATTAAAAAGTAATCTATATGGAACGCGCAACGCGCTTATTTGTGTCCAAGGTCCCGGATATATAACTGCTCGAGACATAGTTTTACCGCCCTCTGTGGAAATCGTTGATAATACACAGCATATAGCTACCTTAACGGAACCAATAAATTTGTGTATTGGATTAAAAATCGAGAGGAATCGCGgatatagtttaaaaatgtCAAATAACTTTGAAGACCGAAGTTATCCTATAGATGCTGTATTCATGCCTGTTCAAAATGCGAATCATAGTATTCATTCTTATGGGAATGGGAATGAAAAACAAGAGATTCTTTTTCTAGAAATATGGACAAATGGAAGTTTAACTCCTAAAGAAGCACTTCATGAAGCCTCCCGgaatttgattaatttatttattcctTTTCTACatgtagaagaagaaacgtTCTATTTAGAGAACAATCAACATCAAGTTACTTTAcccctttttccttttcataatagattagttaacctaagaaaaaaaaaaaagaactagcgtttcaatatatttttattgaccaATTAGAATTGCCTCCCAGAATCTATAATTGTCTCAAAAAGTCCAATATACATACATTATTGGATCTTTTGAATAACAGTCAAGAAGACCTTATCAAAATGGAACATTTTCACATAGAAGATGTAAAAAAGATATTAgacattttagaaaaaaaataaaaaagcattaaaaaaaatttgactaAAAAgtcaatttaaaattgaaatggaTTTTAAACCTTCAACGTAATTTCGATTTTCCAGTCAAACCTATTttacttaataaaattaatttagatatGTATCTAGGGAGAATTCATTTTGAAATGACTACTCCCTAGATACCCACGCcttttattttacaattgaataaatttaattaaaaaagaccTAAAGTTAGAGATTTATCAATTGGTAATGTTGCTCCAATACCTAACCACAGGGCCACCACGGTGCCAATCAAAAGACGGTTGTCGCGACTGGACGACGAAATGGATTTTGGAACTTATTAACATTTTCCAAAAAGGGTACGGTTAATAATCCCGCCGGTACTGAAGCCATTAAAAGAACACCCAATAATTTGTTAGGCACTGTACGAAGTATTTGAAATACAGGAAAGAAATACCATTCAGGTAATATTTCCAAAGGAGTTGCAAAAGGATCCGCAGGTTCACCAATCATTGATGGTTCTAAAACCGCTAAGCCTACGTTACAGGCAATGGTACCAAGAATGACTActggaaaaatatataaaagatcatTGGGCCATGCGGGCTCTCCGTAATAATTATGACCCATACCTTTAGCTAATTTAGCTCGTAATACAGGATCATTCAAATCTGGTTTTTTTGTTATTGGGATAGGTGAATTCTTATGGATCCATCCCCCGAGGGAACCGGACATGATAATTTTTCATCATCCGGCTCGAGCAAGAATTAACCAAACTAAATTAAtacatacaaaaatatatatgttatccaCAAGtatttaatatgtaaaaaagAATTATCCGATTCCAAAGTTATTGCAACTAAAGATTACCATAAATTCCATTCTTACAGGTAAATGCTCAACACCCACGTAAGCTTAAAAGTTGATCATGATTAAGTGCTTTCTGGATCGTCTCATACCTTATCAATTAATCCTTAATCTCAAAAATTATATCGagatttttcaaatacaaaggATTTACTTGTTACTAATGAAGTCTACCCTCTACTCTTCATTAGATCCTGTATTCACTCCGATAGTATCAGAAATCGAGTCGATGCAGAGGAAATGAATGCATTTAcatactattaattttttatttttttagctcttttttagtaaaaaatagcTAAAAACATAATCCTGATTATGTTCCATCCCTTAATCTCctggatttttggattttacggAGCCCACTCATCCACGACATCGTCGGGTATTATGATCATAGAAAAGATTCTCTTCAAGTGAACCAGCCTATCCCCTGTATGGGGCTTACACAGTGGTTGGAACAAAGACACATTTGGTTGTGAATTCCAATGTAGCAGATAAAGTCATATTTCTGCACGGCCCGATCAATAGTTCAAGTCACACACTCCCATAATCCATTTTCTCTTCATAGAATTCCCTTCAACTTTTtatgtcaaaaaaataatacaatattgtGGAGTTGAAGGGAAATATCCAAATACatgtcttatttttttaataatccatATTTATAGCAATAAAATACGATTGTTCCTTCACCAAGTAATAAGATAAAttagtaattaaaaatatctagaatctatattatttataaggGACCAGAAATACCTTGCTTACGTATCATTAAGAAATGCATTAACATAAATACAGCCGTAAGAAGAGGTAATACAAAAGTGTGTAAACTATAAAAACGAGTCAAAGTGGATTGTCCAACACTAGCACTTCCGCGTAATAATTCTACAAGAGGCGATCCTATTACCGGAATAGCGTCAGGTACACCTGTTACAATTTTGACTGCCCAATAGCCAATTTGATCCCAAGGTAAAGAATAACCTGTTACACCAAAAGATGCGGTCAATACACCCAGAACCACACCAGTAACCCAAGTTAATTCGCGAGGTTTTTTAAAACCACCGGTGAGGTATACACGAAATACGTGCAGGATCATCATTAGGACCATCATACTTGCCGACCATCGATGAACTGATCGGATTAACCAACCAAAGTTAGCTTCAGTCATTATATATTGAACAGAAGCAAAAGCCTCAGTAACAGTTGGACGGTAATAAAAAGTCATAGCAAATCCCGTAGCTACTTGTACTAAAAAACAAGTAAGGGTAATTCCTCCTAGACAATAAAATATGTTGACATGCGGAGGAACATATTTACTAGTTATATCGTCTGCAATCGCTTGAATCTCAAGACGTTCTTCGAACCAATCATAAACTTTATTGAGATAGGTAAACCAAGGTTCCTCCCCCTCCAAGAACTGTATATGAGAATTTCATCTCGTACAgctcaaacaaaaaaagaccCAAATACTGATTGAAACGGATATggaatataaagttttaaacttcTCTCTCATTCAATATTATTTAAGAGTCAAAATGCGAAAGCTCTTCTTTGTGGTTAAATGCCAAAAACTCAAGTCAGCTCATACGTCTTTATGTTGTGTTGATCGTTACAGGCCTCTTGAATCTTCTAGATTACCTACCGTTATTGTCTTTTTTAGTTGGTATTTGTATGGAATGGGAATACGgatttcttcttgttttctttattattgATAGGAATTTTCTTGTTAAGACCCTACTTATTAATTGAAACCTCAGATTCATACGAAAACCACGATAATTCAATGAAACCTTCAAAGTCCAAAGTTCACTGAGTGAGAACCATTGGATCATcacttattcaataaaaaaaaaaagagctataatgattaaaaacataaaatacaaagaAGCGTTTGTCCTTTGATCTAAATAAGAGTTTAAAAgcagaaaaaaattgatttatgaaaatttataagATAGAACGGAAAGAAGTCCGGCTACGAGGTCTAAGTATTAAGTATGAATCATAGTTCGAAAACTTTGTGATCTATTTGATCTATTTCGTGCTCCAGATACTCGAATGAATATCCGACGAAATAAAACCATCTTGATAAAGATGACAGACCCCCTTCTCTGTACTATCCATAGGGTCAATTCTAACAAGTCACACACTCATATTCCGGAAATATACAATGCAGAAAAAAATTTCGCGGTCGAACTACCAAAGGAGAATAGGTGCAAAATTTTAGACCTACATACTTTACTTTTTTGTATCGAACAAAAAGCTAGCACTTCAAGATTCTTCTCAGTCTAATTCATTGAAATTCCATCCAGTAGAACAGAGGAATtataaatctccaaaataataGATAGGAATACCGCAAATAGTGCCATTGCAACACCCATCAAAGGGGTCGTTCCCCATCCAGGAGCTACTTTACCATATTCAGAATTCAACGGTTTCAATAACTTCCCTACAGTAGTGCTTCTTGGACCAGATCTAGAACTATCTTCAACAGTTTGTGTAGCCATAAATCTTATTTTGTATTCATTACGATCTGTTGACTTTGTATACCATTCCGTTGTAAATAAACGATCTTAGCATAGATCCATTGTGGTCtttcaattatataataatGGAAACAGCAACTCTAGTCGCCATCTTTATATCTGGGTTACTTGTAAGTTTTACTGGGTATGCTCTATATACTGCCTTTGGGCAACCCTCTCAACAACTAAGAGATCCATTCGAGGAACACGGGGACTAGTTGACGTAATCAGCCTCCAAATAGTTGGAGGCTGATTACGTCAATGAAgagaatgaaaaattatttcattttttagttGAAATTGTAGGCGGTTCCCGAAAAAAAATAGCGAAAAAAATGATCCCTAAAGTCGATACTAAGAGAAATGTATAAACCAATGCTTCCATAAATTTGATCGTGGTTTACAATTATAGCTTTCATAcctgttttgtttatgtttactGAAGGAGTATACCTCCGgataaagaacaaaaaagagTCAAAGAAACGGCAGCGATTTAAATCAAGATTCCTACAGTACcctacctattaaatgaaatcaaaaaaatcgcaaacagaaactaaaagaaaaaagcaATGTTGCATCAGACTGCTTGTCTTTTTGTAGTTGGATCTCCAAGTTTTTGGAATGCCCCAAATTCCACCTGAGCATCCAAATCTGGATCAATACCAGCAAAAACATCTCTGAAGAGGGTTCTAGAACCATGCCAAATGTGTCCAAAGAAGAAAAGTAGAGCAAACGAAGCATGCCCAAAAGTAAACCAACCTCTTGGACTGCTACGAAAAACACCATCGGATTTCAAAGTAGCACGATCTAATTCAAAAATCTCACCCAATTGAGCCCGTCTAGCATATTTTTTCACAGTTGCGGGATCACTATAACTTACTCCATTGAGTTCACCACCATAAAACTCAACAGTTACACCTACTTGTTCGACACTATATTTAGATTCTGCCCTTCTAAACGGGACGTCGGCTCTAACAATTCCGTCTCCGTCTACCAAAACAACCggaaatgtttcaaaaaaagtaGGCATACGGCGTACAAAAAGTTCACGCCCTTCTTTATTTCTAAAGACGGGGTGTCCTAACCATCCAACAGCTATTCCATCCCCATTGTCCATTGAACCCGCTCGGAATAATCCCCCTTTTGCTGGATTATTACcaatataatcataaaaagctAATTTTTCAGGAATTTTAGACCAAGCTTCTGATACACTTTGATTTTCAGCTAGTCCGGCACTAACTCTTCGATATATTTCTTGTTGAAAGTATCCCTGATCCCATTGATAACGAGTAGGACCAAATAATTCGATGGGAGTAGTTGCAGAACCATACCACATAGTTCCAGCAACAATAAAAGCTGCAAAAAAGACAGCAGCAATACTACTGGAAAGGACGGTTTCAATATTTCCCATACGTAATCCTTTGTATAGACGTTGAGGCGGACGAACACTAAGATGGAATAAGCCCGCTAATATACCCAACGTCCCTGCTGCAATATGATGAGAGGCTATTCCTCCCGGAACAAAAGGGTCAAAACCCTCCACGCCCCACGCCGGATTTACGGGTTGGACCTTTCCGGTTAGTCCATAAGGGTCGGATACCCATATTCCAGGACCATATAATCCTGTTACATGAAATGCGCCAAAACCAAAGCAAGCCACTcctgaaagaaataaatgaattccAAAAATCTTGGGCAAATCCAAAGAAGGTTTTCCTGTACGTTCATCACAAAAAATTTCTAGATCCCAATATACCCAATGCCAAATAGCTGCCAAGAAGCACAAGCCAGAAAACACGATATGTGCTGCGGCTACCCCTTCGTAACTCCAAAGACCCGGATTCGTTATAGTCCCTCCTGTAATATTCCAACCGCCCCATGAATTGGTTATTCCTAAACGAGTCATGAAAGGTATAACGAACATACCTTGTCTCCACATTGGATCAAGAACAGGGTCGGAGGGATCAAAAACAGCTAATTCATATAGAGCCATGGAACCGGCCCAACCAGCAACCAGAGCAGTATGCATTATATGAACCGAAAGCAAACGACCGGGATCATTCAATACAACAGTATGAACACGATACCAAGGCAAACCCATGGAAATACCCCTTTATCAATGAAAAATAGACACTATGTAACTTTATTGCATTGGAAAAAACTATGTTACGGACCCCCCCTTTTTAGGTAATTATTTCGGAGAAAGGATTAATATTTGTTCTATTCTGTTAGTAATAATGGAACAATTCGATTCATAGGAAAAAAGGGAAGCGGATCTATTCTATATCCGATAAGTACCAATACGCAATGGGGGTGAATCCTATGTTATATGAACCAAGATAGCTATTGTTGTTCAGAAGCCCGTTCGTAAAAAGTttcctttaatttttattcattctctcttactttacttttattttatattttattttagcttattcaacttctgtattaaatatgattaatttaaatatgattaatattaataaagtagGAAAAAAGgataatatgataaaaaaaatgaaaccccAGTCTTACGTTTCCACATCAAAGTGAAATAGAGAacttcattctctttttttttcatttcatgccTATTGGCGTTCCAAAAGTACCTTTTCGAAGTCCTGGAGAAGGAGATACATCTTGGGTTGACATATAGTGCGACTTGTCAGATATATTGGGCTATATGGGATTTCCCCATTTTCTCCCTCGATCGAGATATCCTCTGTTTCGCTCAAAAAGATTGAttgaattatcaaaaatttgtaACGCGAAgcgcaaaaaataaattagaattaaATGCAGGGAGTATTTAGATTGATATTAGattatcaaaattttttatggtttacGTGATCGGACTAATAAAATTAAGTATCCAGGCTCCGTTTAGCAAAAATCCaattgataattaatatataatatttttataattactacttaatatgatatgaatatgatatcaaaattatgataaaaattctattaaaaaataaaaaaaatacaaaaattgaaACAGGGTGATCTAAAACTgttgatcaaataaaataatataattaaaaatttattgactATTTGACAGAAGACATGTGAAAGaaatgaattgaaaaaaaaaaggagtagtaaaaaaaaaaagacgcggTATTTGGTTCATTTGTCCTATATGTGCAAATCAAAATCGGGCAAATTTTTCCTTTTACTCGGAGTAGAGCATAAACCTAAAAAAACGGAATAAAAAAGGAAGAAGCCCATTCAGGAACAAGAAAAAACCATCCCCATTTCAACTGAATctcgatgaaaaaaaaatatcaatgaatCAAGTTAGTCTGACAGGCCTAATCAatcgttttattattttattattaggattataatatctaataaataaaaggggccaaaacttatttattttttcttttacttttaaaagGGAAGCAAGCCCTTCCCTTATTAAGTTAGAAAGAAAAGCCTTCTCTGAAAAAAAGGGGGGGTTGGAATCGACACAttgattttttaacaatttttgttGAACCGTATGCATCAAAAGGTGCCTGTACGGCTCCTaaggaataaaattttatccTAATCAACCGACTTTATCgagaaagattgttttttttaggcCAAGAGGTTGATACCGAAATCTCGAATCAACTTATTAGTCTTATGATATATCTCAGTATAGAAAAGGATACCAAAGatctttatttgtttataaactCTCCTGGTGGATGGGTAATATCTGGAATGGCTATTTATGATACTATGCAATTTGTGCGACCCGATGTACAGACAATATGCATGGGATTGGCCGCTTCAATAGCATCCTTTATCCTAGTCGGAGGAGAAATTACCAAACGTATAGCATTCCCTCACGCTTGGCGCcaatgagtttttttattttagagaaaaaatactATGCCTTCGCCCTCGGAAATATGAATTAGTTAAGTAATAATAGCATGGCACTTCGAATtcgatatgaaattttttagattaaaaaaattagattatatattgAAAGAGTAGTATGGGATAAGAAAGgggtatttaaaatgatatcttCCCTATTCGGGCACATCCCAGCGTCACAAACTTTGTTTTCACACCGGAAgcttatttacaaaaacaaaaaaaagacactTTGGGATTGCTGAATCATAGACGGatcaaaaaaatgatatataaagcAACGGAACCatcatagtatttttttaac
This is a stretch of genomic DNA from Brassica napus cultivar Da-Ae unplaced genomic scaffold, Da-Ae ScsIHWf_492;HRSCAF=747, whole genome shotgun sequence. It encodes these proteins:
- the LOC125604255 gene encoding photosystem II CP47 reaction center protein — encoded protein: MGLPWYRVHTVVLNDPGRLLSVHIMHTALVAGWAGSMALYELAVFDPSDPVLDPMWRQGMFVIPFMTRLGITNSWGGWNITGGTITNPGLWSYEGVAAAHIVFSGLCFLAAIWHWVYWDLEIFCDERTGKPSLDLPKIFGIHLFLSGVACFGFGAFHVTGLYGPGIWVSDPYGLTGKVQPVNPAWGVEGFDPFVPGGIASHHIAAGTLGILAGLFHLSVRPPQRLYKGLRMGNIETVLSSSIAAVFFAAFIVAGTMWYGSATTPIELFGPTRYQWDQGYFQQEIYRRVSAGLAENQSVSEAWSKIPEKLAFYDYIGNNPAKGGLFRAGSMDNGDGIAVGWLGHPVFRNKEGRELFVRRMPTFFETFPVVLVDGDGIVRADVPFRRAESKYSVEQVGVTVEFYGGELNGVSYSDPATVKKYARRAQLGEIFELDRATLKSDGVFRSSPRGWFTFGHASFALLFFFGHIWHGSRTLFRDVFAGIDPDLDAQVEFGAFQKLGDPTTKRQAV